Proteins co-encoded in one Uloborus diversus isolate 005 chromosome 9, Udiv.v.3.1, whole genome shotgun sequence genomic window:
- the LOC129230647 gene encoding uncharacterized protein LOC129230647, with protein MYPVGHPTIITGQVEKIDDYFGLVFCKVVPPRGLYLPVLPYRCRGKLMFPLCKTCALEAQQTPCRHTDEERALIGTWVTEEVKLAQEKGYKKTQIYEIYHFERKSEQLFRSYIDVFLKLKQESSGWPKECQTDEEKAAYIHQYREKEGISLDPARIAINPGKRQVAKLALNSFWGR; from the exons atgtACCCTGTAGGCCATCCCACTATAATAACAGGACAGGTAGAGAAAATTGACGACTATTTTGGTCTCGTTTTCTGTAAAGTAGTTCCACCACGGGGACTTTACCTACCCGTTTTGCCCTATAGGTGTAGGGGAAAGCTGATGTTCCCACTATGTAAAACGTGTGCCTTGGAAGCCCAGCAAACTCCTTGCAGGCACACTGATGAGGAGCGTGCACTCATTGGTACATGGGTGACGGAAGAAGTGAAACTTGCTCAGGAAAAGGGGTACAAAAAAACCCAA aTTTATGAGATTTATCACTTTGAGAGGAAAAGTGAACAGCTCTTCCGATCTTACATAGACGTTTTTCTCAAGTTAAAGCAGGAAAGCAGTGGATGGCCAAAGGAATGCCAGACTGATGAAGAAAAGGCTGCATATATTCATCAGTACAGGGAGAAGGAAGGGATTTCTTTGGATCCTGCACGTATAGCTATAAACCCCGGAAAACGTCAGGTGGCCAAGCTAGCACTGAATAGCTTTTGGggaaggtaa